GGTTGTTCACCGCGGCTTCGAACTTGCGGTACGTTTCGCGATCGCTTTGACGCACGGCGTGTTGCAACAGCTGGATCGTTTCCGGGGTCCAGCAGTGGGCTTCGCCGCGATGACGCCATGCCAGCTCACCGCCTACGTCCAATTGCTTGGCGTAGAGCGGGTTGTTGCCAAACGCTTCGCGGTGACGGCGCACGGTTTCCTCGGCGACTTCGTTGATGCCAATGCCGCCGACTTTCGTCGCGGTTTTGGTGAAGTACTTTTCGATGAACGCGTCGTTCAAACCGACGGCGTCGAAAATTTGCGCGCCACAGTAAGATTGGAACGTGGAAATGCCCATTTTCGAGAACACTTTGAGCATGCCTTTGTCGACCGCTTTGATATAGCGCATTTGCGCTTCGGCAACGGTCAAGTCGTCGGGCAGCTCGTTTTGAAGCGAGCAGATGGTGTCGAACGCCAGATACGGGTTGATGGCTTCCGCGCCATAACCGCCCAGCAGGCAAAAATCGTGTACGCGGCGCGCTTCGCCCGTTTCCACGACCAAGCCCACAGACGTGCGCAGGCCGGTGCGGATCAGGTGGTGATGTACACCCGCCGTCGCCAGCAGAGCCGGGATCGCCACGTGGTCTTGGTCCAGAGCACGGTCCGAGAGGATCAAAATGTTGTAGCCGTCGCGCACAACCTCTTCGGCTTTGGCGAACAGCTTGTCCAACGCGGCTTCCATGCCCGAAGCCCCTTGGTCGGCCGGATAGGCCATGTCCAGGGTGTAGGCTTTAAACGCACGGTCCACATGGTTTTCAATGTGGCGGATTTTTTCCAAATCCAAGTTGGTCAGGATCGGTTGGCGCGCTTCTAAACGTTTTTTGGTTCCGGCGTCGGCCAGATCCAACAGGTTCGGGCGCGGGCCGATCAGGGTGACCAAGCTCATGACCAGTTCTTCGCGGATCGGATCAATGGGCGGGTTGGTCACTTGTGCGAAGTTTTGCGCGAAGTAATCGTAAAGCACCTTCGGGCGGTCGGACAGCACGGCAATCGGCGTGTCGCGGCCCATGGAGCCGATGGGGTCTTGACCCGTCAAGGCCATGGGTTTGATGAAGTGCTTGATGTCTTCTTGGGTATAGCCGAACGCTTGCTGGGCATCCAGACGGGTTTCTTCGTCGGGTGCCATGGCCGGGTTTTCTTCCGGCAGATCTTCGACGCGGATTTGCGTTTGATCCAGCCAGTCTTGGTACGGTTTGTCGCCCGCCAACTCGGATTTGATTTCTTCGTCGTCGATGATGCGGCCTTGTTCCAAATCGATCAGGAACATTTTACCCGGCTGCAAACGCCATTTTTTGACGATTTTGCTTTCGGGGATCGGCAACACGCCCACTTCGGAACCCATGATGACAAAATCGTCGTCGGTCACGACATAACGGGCCGGGCGCAGACCGTTGCGGTCCAGCGTTGCGCCGATTTGGCGACCGTCGGTGAAACAGACCGCAGCAGGGCCGTCCCAGGGTTCCATCAAGGCGGCGTGATATTCGTAGAACGCTTTGCGATCTTCGCTCATCAGCGGATTGCTGTCCCAGGCTTCGGGGATCATCATCATCATGGCGTGGGCCAGGGAATAGCCGCCGGCGACCAACAGCTCCAACGCGTTGTCGAACGTGGCGGAGTCAGACGCACCGTCGCCGATCAACGGCCACAGCTTGTCCAGATCGTCGCCCAGAATTTCGGACTGCATGGTGGCTTTGCGCGCGGCCATCCAGTTGATGTTGCCGCGCACCGTGTTGATCTCGCCGTTGTGGCAGAGATAACGGAACGGCTGTGCCAGTTCCCAGCTGGGGAACGTGTTGGTGGAGAAACGTTGGTGAACCAGGGCAAGCGCGGACGTGGCGCGCTCGTCTTGCAGGTCTTTATAATAGTTGATCAGGTTCGACGACAGCACCATGCCTTTGTAGACGATGGTGTGGGTCGACAGGGACGGCATGTAAAAGCCCGCGCGGTTGCCTTCTTGGTCCCAGATGATGTGGTGTACGCGTTTGCGGATCACGAACAGTTTGCGTTCGAAGGCAGCCAGATCGAAATCGGCGCCTTTTTTGAAGAAGACTTGACGGATCACCGGCTCGTCGGCTTTGACGCTTTCGCCCAGATAGGAATTGTCCACCGGCACGTCGCGCCAGCCCAACAGCTCTTGACCTTCTTCGGGCACGACTTTGGCAAACGCGGCAACGCAAGCGTCGCGCAGATTATCGTCTTGCGGCAAGAACACTTGACCCACGGCGTATTCGCCGATTTCAGGCAGATCAAAGCCCAAGGCGGCGCATTCTTCCACCAACAATTCGTGCGGAATTTGCATGATGATGCCCGCACCGTCGCCCGCCAAGGGGTCGGCGCCGACCGCACCGCGGTGGTCCAGGTTCACCAGGATTTGCAGACCTTGGCGAATGATCTCGTGGCTCTTTTTGTTTTTAATGTTGCAAATGAAGCCAACACCGCAGTTGTCGTGCTCGTTGCTGGGGTCGTAGAGGCCCTGTGCTTGGGGCAGACCGCTTGCTTTCATAATCTTATATCCAGTCTTGAACCGCCCTTGGGGGGGCGGGTGAAAAATTCTTTGTTTTCAGGGTGCTATCATCACACCCGCGGCTAGTTTATCCAGCGCGGCGCAGATTGTTCGGCACCTTGTACAGAAACTTTGGAGGCGCGACATTACAAGAAGTGGCCTCAAAAGGGAAGCCCGCCAATGCAATTTTTGAAACACGCCAAAACGGGCGGAAATAAAGGCTTTAGGCCCCCCTTTAAGCCCGTGTTGAGACGGTCTCGAAACGGACCTTTTTGAAGAAAAATCAGGGGTCTGAAAAGTGGTGCGGATTCAGCCCTTTGCGCGGCTTGTCGGCTGCGTTAAAGTTTCTGGCGATTCGCAACCCCCCTTGCCATCGGCTCATAATCGAGACCTCCTGTGCCCACTTTACATATTATTATTTTGGCCCTGGTTCAGGGCATCACAGAATTTTTACCGATCAGCTCGTCGGGTCACCTTGTCTTGGTGCCGTGGGTTGCGGGCTGGGAAGATCAGGGCTTGGCCTCGGACGTTGCCGTGCATGTGGGCACCTTGGGCGCGGTTTGTGCTTATCTCTATAAAGACATCGGCGCCATGCTTGGGGGCCTTTGGCGCATGCTGAAGGGCAAAGGCGTGAATTCCAGCACACGGCTCGCGTTTTACTTGGTGCTGGCCACCCTTCCTGTGATCGGCGCGGGCTTTGCGCTGAACCATTATGTGCCGGGCGGGATCCGCTCCATCGAAGTGATCGGCTGGACCACGTTGGGCTTTGGCGTTTTGTTGTGGGTGGTGGACCGCTTTTCCATCACCATCCGGCGCATGGACCATTTGGGCATCTCGGACGTCTTCATCATTGGTGTGATGCAGTGCTTGGCCCTGATTCCCGGCACCTCGCGGTCCGGCATCACCATGACGGCTGGGCGCATTTTAGGCATGGAGCGCCCCGACTGCGCACGTTTTTCCATGTTGTTGAGCATTCCCACCATTGTCGGCGCAGGCGTGTTGAAGGGCTGGGATCTTTATAAAGCAGGCGACGCTGTGGCCATTGACGCGGCGCTGACCGGTGCCGGCGCGGCTTTCGTGTCGGCTCTGATTGCGATCTCTTTGATGATGGCCTGGTTAAAACGCGCCAGCTTCACGCCGTTCGTGCTGTATCGCATTGCACTGGGCGGGTTCTTGCTGGCCGTGACGTATGGGTACGTGAGCCTGTAATCAGCCCGCAGCCGCTTTTGGCTCTTCGTCTTTCTTGGGTTTTTCCGACGCTTCTTGTGGCAGGGTGAAGCTGAAGGTCGAGCCCGCGTTGGGCTGGGACGTGACGTCGATGAGCCCTGCGTTGAGTTCCACCAATTCTTTGCACAGCGTCAGGCCCAGTCCCGTGCCCTTTTCGCCGTTGGTGCCTCTGGTGGTGACGTTGTCGGTAAGGCTGAACACTTTTTTGGCGGCGCTGGTGCTCATGCCCACGCCGGTGTCGGTGACCAAGACCTTGGCTTTGCCAAATGGTGTCGTTTCAAAGCCGATGGTGATGGTGCCGCCCTCGGGCGTGAATTTGATGGCGTTGTTGACCAAGTTGCGGATGACGGTATCGATCATGTTGGGGTCTGCGTAGGCTTTCAGTGCGTCTCCGCTTTGCGTCAGTGTTAGGCCTTTTTCCGTTGCAACGGGGCCCAAGACCTCAACGGTTTGTTGGGCAATGTCATTGAGCGTGATGAAATCCGGTTGCGGATCAACGCGATCCATTTGCAGCTGCGCCCATTCCAAAAGGGTTTCCAACAGCTTGAACACCCGATTGGCGCTTTGGTCGATGGTGTTGGCGAAATCTTTGACCTGCTCTGTGCTCAGGTTCTCCGCTTGGGCTTTCAACAAATTGGTATAGCCCATCAAGGACGTGAACGGGCTGCGCAGATCGTGGGCAATGATGGAGAAAAACTTGTTCTTTTCCTGGTTGAGCTTTTCCAGCTCTTCCTTCGCCAATGCGTAGTTTTCGGCAAGTTCCACGTATTGAGCGTTGAGAGCCTCGGCGCGTTCGCGTTCGTCTTGCATGGTGATCATTTCTTGCACCAGGCGGTCGTTGGTTTTGCGCAGGTTTTCTTGGGTCGCGCGCAGGTTCAAGGTCATGCGCATCAGGTTGCGCAGCATAGACCCCTGGGTTCCGTCCCAGGTGATGGCCGCGATGGCTCCCGCATTCAAAAAGTCCCGCTCAGTTTGGGTGCAGGACAAATCCATCAGCACGACAACGGGAATGCGGATGCCTGATTGACGCGCGTCTTTGCAGACTTGAATGGCGAATTCGGGGGTTTCGGACAAGGTGCGCAAAATGCACAACTCGTAAGGGAAGCTAACGAGTGCGGTGAGAATATCGTCTTCGTCTTGGACGGTTTGAATATCCAGCTTGACGCCGTCTTCGGACAAGACAGCATACAAGGAGTCCGCGATCTTTTGACCGCCGCCGCCCAGAAGTATCCGCGCTGTCTCCATAACTACCCTCATGCGCACTTTGCGAGATGACCTTTTCAGAGATCACTTGAATAATATATATTTGGTTCAATCTATTGGCTAATCCTATTTTTTGACCCTCTCCCCACCTAAGGAATGCAGATGTCCGCTCAAGTCGATCCCGAACGCCATAAATTCAAAATGGAAAAGAAAAAGGCCGCTCGCGATAAAATTATGGCCCAAAAAACCGACCAAAAAGGTCTGGTCATCGTTCATACGGGCAAGGGCAAGGGCAAATCCACGGCTGCTTGGGGCATGGTGTTGCGCATGTTGGGCCATGGGCGGCGGGTCGGCATTGTTCAGTTTGTGAAGGGCAAATGGGACACGGGCGAGCGCGGTGTGTTCGAAAAATTCGGCGATCAGTGCATTATTGAAGCCCACGGCGAAGGGTTTAGCTGGGAAAGCCAGGATTTAGAGCGCGACAAAGCGGCCGCTGGAAAAGCTTGGGACGCGGCGTGCCGTTTGATGGCGGACGACACCATCGATTTGGTGGTGATGGACGAAATCAATATTGCGCTGCGCTATGGTCAGCTTGACGCTGAGAAGGTGCTCAAGGGGCTCAATTCCAAGCGTGACGACCTGCATGTTGTGCTGACCGGGCGCAATGCTTTGGACGCGGTCATTGACGTCGCCGACTTGGTCACGGAAATGGCGCAGATCAAACACCCGTTCCGTTCTGGCATCAAAGCGCAAGAAGGTATCGAATTTTAGCTTTGGCTGTGCTACGCCTTAAAGGTCAGTGGTGATAGGGGAGCTGGTCCATGATTTCACGACTAATCGCGGTGTTGGTTTTGGCTGTGAGCCTGCCTTTGGGGGCGTGCGCGGTCAAACCCATGACGGATCAAGAACGCGCACACCAATTGGTGCAGGGCGCGCAGTTGACGTACAAAAAATTCAAAGCATCCAAGGACGAACCCATGGATGAGTTCCGCAAACTTCTGCCCAAGGCCCAGGGCATGATCATTTTGCCCGGCGTGGTCAAAGGTGGCTTTGTGTTGGCGGCCGAAGGCGGCAGCGGTGTGTTGTTGGCTAAGGACGATGCCGGCAATTGGAGCCAGCCCGCGTTTTATTTCCTCGCCAGTGGCAGCGTCGGTTTTCAGTTGGGCGCACAGGTGGGTGATGTTGTTGTGTTGCTCTTTAGTCAAGACGCGGTGAAAGCCATCATCGATAACCAAGGCAAGCTGGGTGCGGATTTGAACTTAGTGGTTGGCACCGTCGGTGCGGGGGTTGAGGCTTCAACCACCACCAACGTCGGCGCGGATGTCATGGCCTTTACCCAAGGCACAGGCTTGTTTGCAGGCGGTGCGTTGGAGGCGGCAGCCTTGATCAAGCGCAACGACTTTGCCAAAGCGTTTTATGGCCAAATGGTTGAGCCTCAAGAGATTGTCTTTGGGGGCGCCGTGCAAAACCCGGCCACGGAACCGCTACGGGCCTTGCTCGCGGCGCAATAACAACAACAAAGGACTTCGCCCGTGCCCACTTTTGCCAAAGCTTTGATGGTTCAAGGCACGGGCTCTGACGCCGGAAAATCGCTTTTGGTGGCGGGGCTGTGCCGTGCGTTTGCCAAGCGTGGGCTAAAAGTCCGCCCGTTCAAGCCGCAAAACATGTCTAACAACGCTGCCGTCACCTCGGATGGTGGCGAAATCGGTCGCG
The Magnetovibrio sp. PR-2 genome window above contains:
- a CDS encoding sensor histidine kinase → METARILLGGGGQKIADSLYAVLSEDGVKLDIQTVQDEDDILTALVSFPYELCILRTLSETPEFAIQVCKDARQSGIRIPVVVLMDLSCTQTERDFLNAGAIAAITWDGTQGSMLRNLMRMTLNLRATQENLRKTNDRLVQEMITMQDERERAEALNAQYVELAENYALAKEELEKLNQEKNKFFSIIAHDLRSPFTSLMGYTNLLKAQAENLSTEQVKDFANTIDQSANRVFKLLETLLEWAQLQMDRVDPQPDFITLNDIAQQTVEVLGPVATEKGLTLTQSGDALKAYADPNMIDTVIRNLVNNAIKFTPEGGTITIGFETTPFGKAKVLVTDTGVGMSTSAAKKVFSLTDNVTTRGTNGEKGTGLGLTLCKELVELNAGLIDVTSQPNAGSTFSFTLPQEASEKPKKDEEPKAAAG
- a CDS encoding undecaprenyl-diphosphate phosphatase, whose translation is MPTLHIIILALVQGITEFLPISSSGHLVLVPWVAGWEDQGLASDVAVHVGTLGAVCAYLYKDIGAMLGGLWRMLKGKGVNSSTRLAFYLVLATLPVIGAGFALNHYVPGGIRSIEVIGWTTLGFGVLLWVVDRFSITIRRMDHLGISDVFIIGVMQCLALIPGTSRSGITMTAGRILGMERPDCARFSMLLSIPTIVGAGVLKGWDLYKAGDAVAIDAALTGAGAAFVSALIAISLMMAWLKRASFTPFVLYRIALGGFLLAVTYGYVSL
- the cobO gene encoding cob(I)yrinic acid a,c-diamide adenosyltransferase; translated protein: MSAQVDPERHKFKMEKKKAARDKIMAQKTDQKGLVIVHTGKGKGKSTAAWGMVLRMLGHGRRVGIVQFVKGKWDTGERGVFEKFGDQCIIEAHGEGFSWESQDLERDKAAAGKAWDAACRLMADDTIDLVVMDEINIALRYGQLDAEKVLKGLNSKRDDLHVVLTGRNALDAVIDVADLVTEMAQIKHPFRSGIKAQEGIEF
- a CDS encoding lipid-binding SYLF domain-containing protein — protein: MISRLIAVLVLAVSLPLGACAVKPMTDQERAHQLVQGAQLTYKKFKASKDEPMDEFRKLLPKAQGMIILPGVVKGGFVLAAEGGSGVLLAKDDAGNWSQPAFYFLASGSVGFQLGAQVGDVVVLLFSQDAVKAIIDNQGKLGADLNLVVGTVGAGVEASTTTNVGADVMAFTQGTGLFAGGALEAAALIKRNDFAKAFYGQMVEPQEIVFGGAVQNPATEPLRALLAAQ
- the gltB gene encoding glutamate synthase large subunit, with product MKASGLPQAQGLYDPSNEHDNCGVGFICNIKNKKSHEIIRQGLQILVNLDHRGAVGADPLAGDGAGIIMQIPHELLVEECAALGFDLPEIGEYAVGQVFLPQDDNLRDACVAAFAKVVPEEGQELLGWRDVPVDNSYLGESVKADEPVIRQVFFKKGADFDLAAFERKLFVIRKRVHHIIWDQEGNRAGFYMPSLSTHTIVYKGMVLSSNLINYYKDLQDERATSALALVHQRFSTNTFPSWELAQPFRYLCHNGEINTVRGNINWMAARKATMQSEILGDDLDKLWPLIGDGASDSATFDNALELLVAGGYSLAHAMMMMIPEAWDSNPLMSEDRKAFYEYHAALMEPWDGPAAVCFTDGRQIGATLDRNGLRPARYVVTDDDFVIMGSEVGVLPIPESKIVKKWRLQPGKMFLIDLEQGRIIDDEEIKSELAGDKPYQDWLDQTQIRVEDLPEENPAMAPDEETRLDAQQAFGYTQEDIKHFIKPMALTGQDPIGSMGRDTPIAVLSDRPKVLYDYFAQNFAQVTNPPIDPIREELVMSLVTLIGPRPNLLDLADAGTKKRLEARQPILTNLDLEKIRHIENHVDRAFKAYTLDMAYPADQGASGMEAALDKLFAKAEEVVRDGYNILILSDRALDQDHVAIPALLATAGVHHHLIRTGLRTSVGLVVETGEARRVHDFCLLGGYGAEAINPYLAFDTICSLQNELPDDLTVAEAQMRYIKAVDKGMLKVFSKMGISTFQSYCGAQIFDAVGLNDAFIEKYFTKTATKVGGIGINEVAEETVRRHREAFGNNPLYAKQLDVGGELAWRHRGEAHCWTPETIQLLQHAVRQSDRETYRKFEAAVNNHDVEFKNLRGLFKLKGTGTSVPLDEVEPLEDICKRFATGAMSFGSISWEAHTNLAIAMNRLGGKSNTGEGGEEAVRWTPLENGDSMRSAIKQVASGRFGVTAEYLVNADDIQIKMAQGAKPGEGGQLPGHKVDDWIARLRHSTPGVGLISPPPHHDIYSIEDLAQLIHDLKNVNPKARISVKLVSEVGVGTVAAGVSKAYADHVTISGFDGGTGASPLTSTQHAGGPWETGLAETHQTLVMNKLRGRICVQVDGGLRTARDVVIGALLGADEFGVATAALIAQGCLMMRKCHLNTCPVGIATQNPELRKLFPGEPAHVVNYFTFLAEEMRKLMAELGFKTINEMIGRSDTIEMNEAIDHWKTQGLDFSGILHKPEAGDDVAVYNTETQDHGLDKALDNDLIKQAQDAIENATPVKIDSTLINVNRTFGTMLSGEVAKKYGKAGLAEDTIVINANGNAGQSLGAFLSPGISIDLQGDANDYVGKGLSGGRIVIRPSDDCAIGDPQDNMIAGNTCLYGATAGEAFFQGVAGERFGVRNSGATAVVEGVGDHGCEYMTGGIITVLGQTGRNFAAGMSGGIAYVLDEAGDFETRCNLAQVDLEPIEAEERIMDEVNGQAGDLETHGLVDIASDMTRYDAQRLRGLIEKHHHYTGSERAKDILNNWADYLPKFKKVMPVEYRRALQEMQAKDRAAEHDGVDTSVGN